One stretch of Camelus bactrianus isolate YW-2024 breed Bactrian camel chromosome 21, ASM4877302v1, whole genome shotgun sequence DNA includes these proteins:
- the DPEP1 gene encoding dipeptidase 1 isoform X4 — protein MWASWWFWPLVAICTADQFRDQAVQIMQDTPAIDGGVTVHPATLTSTSLVHGGDFKSAPCTQEDFEAKQASALPLPQGKTYPFRALSSVTWPGGGAQLRCSPMLRHNDLPWQLLKSFNNQLLDTRANLSSLAHTHTNIPKLKAGFVGGQFWSAYTPCDTQNKDAVKRTLEQIDVIHRMCQLYPETFVCVTNSTGIRQAFQEGKVASLVGVEGGHSIDSSLAVLRALYQLGMRYLTLTHSCNTPWADNWLVDTGTDTAQSQGLSSFGQSVIKEMNRLGVLIDLAHVSVATMKAALQLSKAPVIFSHSSAYQLCQHRRNVPDDVLQLVKQTGSLVMVNFYNDYVSCKAEANLSQVADHLDHIKAVAGAGAVGFGGDFDGVSRLPSGLEDVSKYPDLVAELLRRKWTEAEVRGALADNLLRVFEEVEQVSNHTQAPGEEVIPLTQLEPSCRTQYGYSKSSGKHLQPGALLASLVPLLLCQGLL, from the exons ATGTGGGCCAGCTGGTGGTTCTGGCCCCTGGTGGCCATCTGCACTGCAGACCAATTCCGGGACCAGGCGGTGCAGATCATGCAGGACACGCCTGCCATTGATGG GGGTGTAACTGTACACCCAGCTACCCTCACGTCAACCAGCCTTGTTCATGGAGGTGACTTCAAGTCAGCACCCTGCACCCAAGAAGACTTCGAAGCCAAGCAAGCGTCTGCCCTCCCTCTTCCGCAGGGAAAGACCTACCCGTTTAGGGCTCTCAGCTCAGTTacctggcctgggggtggggcccagctgaGATGCTCACCTATGCTCAG GCACAACGACCTGCCCTGGCAGCTGCTCAAGAGCTTCAACAATCAGCTCCTGGACACGAGGGCCAACCTGAGCAGCCTAGCCCACACGCACACCAACATCCCCAAGCTGAAGGCCGGCTTTGTGGGGGGCCAG TTCTGGTCTGCGTACACACCCTGCGACACCCAGAACAAAGATGCCGTGAAGAGGACGCTGGAGCAGATCGACGTCATCCACCGCATGTGCCAACTGTACCCTGAGACCTTCGTGTGTGTCACCAACAGCACAG GCATCCGGCAGGCCTTCCAGGAGGGCAAGGTGGCCAGCTTGGTTGGCGTGGAGGGTGGCCACTCCATTGACAGCAGCCTGGCCGTCCTGCGGGCGCTCTACCAACTGGGCATGCGGTACCTGACCCTCACCCACAGCTGCAACACGCCCTG GGCCGACAACTGGCTGGTGGACACGGGGACTGACACGGCCCAGAGCCAAGGCCTGTCATCATTCGGGCAG AGTGTCATAAAGGAAATGAACCGGCTGGGCGTCCTCATAGACTTGGCCCATGTGTCCGTGGCCACCATGAAGGCTGCCCTGCAGCTGTCCAAGGCCCCCGTCATCTTCAGCCACTCCTCCGCCTACCAGCTGTGCCAGCACCGGCGCAACGTGCCTGACGACGTGCTCCAGTTGGTG AAGCAGACAGGCAGCCTGGTGATGGTGAATTTCTACAATGACTACGTTTCCTGCAAAGCGGAGGCCAACTTGTCCCAAGTTGCAG ACCACCTGGACCACATCAAGGCGGTGGCAGGAGCCGGAGCTGTGGGCTTTGGTGGGGACTTTGACGGTGTTTCTAG GCTCCCCTCAGGGCTGGAGGACGTGTCCAAGTACCCAGACCTGGTCGCAGAGCTGCTCAGGAGGAAGTGGACAGAGGCGGAGGTTAGGGGCGCCCTGGCTGACAACCTGCTGAGAGTCTTTGAGGAAGTGGAGCAG GTGAGCAATCACACACAGGCTCCCGGGGAGGAGGTGATCCCGCTGACCCAGCTGGAGCCTTCCTGCAGGACCCAGTATGGCTACTCCAAGTCCTCTGGGAAACACCTTCAGCCGGGGGCCTTGCTGGCCTCCCTTgtgcccctcctcctctgccaggGTCTTCTGTGA
- the DPEP1 gene encoding dipeptidase 1 isoform X1: protein MGHFYLPGRGLGGEAGGRVGPAQLRGPAVSSSSPGVPGWGEAGTIAEATVRVTWTKGLCLSPGQDSQSGGHIGPVGKPAPGDQIMWASWWFWPLVAICTADQFRDQAVQIMQDTPAIDGGVTVHPATLTSTSLVHGGDFKSAPCTQEDFEAKQASALPLPQGKTYPFRALSSVTWPGGGAQLRCSPMLRHNDLPWQLLKSFNNQLLDTRANLSSLAHTHTNIPKLKAGFVGGQFWSAYTPCDTQNKDAVKRTLEQIDVIHRMCQLYPETFVCVTNSTGIRQAFQEGKVASLVGVEGGHSIDSSLAVLRALYQLGMRYLTLTHSCNTPWADNWLVDTGTDTAQSQGLSSFGQSVIKEMNRLGVLIDLAHVSVATMKAALQLSKAPVIFSHSSAYQLCQHRRNVPDDVLQLVKQTGSLVMVNFYNDYVSCKAEANLSQVADHLDHIKAVAGAGAVGFGGDFDGVSRLPSGLEDVSKYPDLVAELLRRKWTEAEVRGALADNLLRVFEEVEQVSNHTQAPGEEVIPLTQLEPSCRTQYGYSKSSGKHLQPGALLASLVPLLLCQGLL from the exons GTCACCTGGACCAAAGGCCTCTGCCTGTCTCCTGGCCAGGACAGCCAGTCAGGAGGGCACATAGGACCGGTGGGGAAGCCAGCTCCTGGGGACCAGATCATGTGGGCCAGCTGGTGGTTCTGGCCCCTGGTGGCCATCTGCACTGCAGACCAATTCCGGGACCAGGCGGTGCAGATCATGCAGGACACGCCTGCCATTGATGG GGGTGTAACTGTACACCCAGCTACCCTCACGTCAACCAGCCTTGTTCATGGAGGTGACTTCAAGTCAGCACCCTGCACCCAAGAAGACTTCGAAGCCAAGCAAGCGTCTGCCCTCCCTCTTCCGCAGGGAAAGACCTACCCGTTTAGGGCTCTCAGCTCAGTTacctggcctgggggtggggcccagctgaGATGCTCACCTATGCTCAG GCACAACGACCTGCCCTGGCAGCTGCTCAAGAGCTTCAACAATCAGCTCCTGGACACGAGGGCCAACCTGAGCAGCCTAGCCCACACGCACACCAACATCCCCAAGCTGAAGGCCGGCTTTGTGGGGGGCCAG TTCTGGTCTGCGTACACACCCTGCGACACCCAGAACAAAGATGCCGTGAAGAGGACGCTGGAGCAGATCGACGTCATCCACCGCATGTGCCAACTGTACCCTGAGACCTTCGTGTGTGTCACCAACAGCACAG GCATCCGGCAGGCCTTCCAGGAGGGCAAGGTGGCCAGCTTGGTTGGCGTGGAGGGTGGCCACTCCATTGACAGCAGCCTGGCCGTCCTGCGGGCGCTCTACCAACTGGGCATGCGGTACCTGACCCTCACCCACAGCTGCAACACGCCCTG GGCCGACAACTGGCTGGTGGACACGGGGACTGACACGGCCCAGAGCCAAGGCCTGTCATCATTCGGGCAG AGTGTCATAAAGGAAATGAACCGGCTGGGCGTCCTCATAGACTTGGCCCATGTGTCCGTGGCCACCATGAAGGCTGCCCTGCAGCTGTCCAAGGCCCCCGTCATCTTCAGCCACTCCTCCGCCTACCAGCTGTGCCAGCACCGGCGCAACGTGCCTGACGACGTGCTCCAGTTGGTG AAGCAGACAGGCAGCCTGGTGATGGTGAATTTCTACAATGACTACGTTTCCTGCAAAGCGGAGGCCAACTTGTCCCAAGTTGCAG ACCACCTGGACCACATCAAGGCGGTGGCAGGAGCCGGAGCTGTGGGCTTTGGTGGGGACTTTGACGGTGTTTCTAG GCTCCCCTCAGGGCTGGAGGACGTGTCCAAGTACCCAGACCTGGTCGCAGAGCTGCTCAGGAGGAAGTGGACAGAGGCGGAGGTTAGGGGCGCCCTGGCTGACAACCTGCTGAGAGTCTTTGAGGAAGTGGAGCAG GTGAGCAATCACACACAGGCTCCCGGGGAGGAGGTGATCCCGCTGACCCAGCTGGAGCCTTCCTGCAGGACCCAGTATGGCTACTCCAAGTCCTCTGGGAAACACCTTCAGCCGGGGGCCTTGCTGGCCTCCCTTgtgcccctcctcctctgccaggGTCTTCTGTGA
- the DPEP1 gene encoding dipeptidase 1 isoform X2 yields the protein MPLFLGKWPKTVLQTSDKESRTDTSREEKTAPEKQGAWTEVTWTKGLCLSPGQDSQSGGHIGPVGKPAPGDQIMWASWWFWPLVAICTADQFRDQAVQIMQDTPAIDGGVTVHPATLTSTSLVHGGDFKSAPCTQEDFEAKQASALPLPQGKTYPFRALSSVTWPGGGAQLRCSPMLRHNDLPWQLLKSFNNQLLDTRANLSSLAHTHTNIPKLKAGFVGGQFWSAYTPCDTQNKDAVKRTLEQIDVIHRMCQLYPETFVCVTNSTGIRQAFQEGKVASLVGVEGGHSIDSSLAVLRALYQLGMRYLTLTHSCNTPWADNWLVDTGTDTAQSQGLSSFGQSVIKEMNRLGVLIDLAHVSVATMKAALQLSKAPVIFSHSSAYQLCQHRRNVPDDVLQLVKQTGSLVMVNFYNDYVSCKAEANLSQVADHLDHIKAVAGAGAVGFGGDFDGVSRLPSGLEDVSKYPDLVAELLRRKWTEAEVRGALADNLLRVFEEVEQVSNHTQAPGEEVIPLTQLEPSCRTQYGYSKSSGKHLQPGALLASLVPLLLCQGLL from the exons ATGCCACTGTTCCTGGGAAAATGGCCCAAGACAGTGCTGCAGACAAGTGACAAAGAAAGCAGAACAGACACGTCGAGAGAGGAAAAGACGGCACCCGAGAAGCAAGGAGCCTGGACAGAG GTCACCTGGACCAAAGGCCTCTGCCTGTCTCCTGGCCAGGACAGCCAGTCAGGAGGGCACATAGGACCGGTGGGGAAGCCAGCTCCTGGGGACCAGATCATGTGGGCCAGCTGGTGGTTCTGGCCCCTGGTGGCCATCTGCACTGCAGACCAATTCCGGGACCAGGCGGTGCAGATCATGCAGGACACGCCTGCCATTGATGG GGGTGTAACTGTACACCCAGCTACCCTCACGTCAACCAGCCTTGTTCATGGAGGTGACTTCAAGTCAGCACCCTGCACCCAAGAAGACTTCGAAGCCAAGCAAGCGTCTGCCCTCCCTCTTCCGCAGGGAAAGACCTACCCGTTTAGGGCTCTCAGCTCAGTTacctggcctgggggtggggcccagctgaGATGCTCACCTATGCTCAG GCACAACGACCTGCCCTGGCAGCTGCTCAAGAGCTTCAACAATCAGCTCCTGGACACGAGGGCCAACCTGAGCAGCCTAGCCCACACGCACACCAACATCCCCAAGCTGAAGGCCGGCTTTGTGGGGGGCCAG TTCTGGTCTGCGTACACACCCTGCGACACCCAGAACAAAGATGCCGTGAAGAGGACGCTGGAGCAGATCGACGTCATCCACCGCATGTGCCAACTGTACCCTGAGACCTTCGTGTGTGTCACCAACAGCACAG GCATCCGGCAGGCCTTCCAGGAGGGCAAGGTGGCCAGCTTGGTTGGCGTGGAGGGTGGCCACTCCATTGACAGCAGCCTGGCCGTCCTGCGGGCGCTCTACCAACTGGGCATGCGGTACCTGACCCTCACCCACAGCTGCAACACGCCCTG GGCCGACAACTGGCTGGTGGACACGGGGACTGACACGGCCCAGAGCCAAGGCCTGTCATCATTCGGGCAG AGTGTCATAAAGGAAATGAACCGGCTGGGCGTCCTCATAGACTTGGCCCATGTGTCCGTGGCCACCATGAAGGCTGCCCTGCAGCTGTCCAAGGCCCCCGTCATCTTCAGCCACTCCTCCGCCTACCAGCTGTGCCAGCACCGGCGCAACGTGCCTGACGACGTGCTCCAGTTGGTG AAGCAGACAGGCAGCCTGGTGATGGTGAATTTCTACAATGACTACGTTTCCTGCAAAGCGGAGGCCAACTTGTCCCAAGTTGCAG ACCACCTGGACCACATCAAGGCGGTGGCAGGAGCCGGAGCTGTGGGCTTTGGTGGGGACTTTGACGGTGTTTCTAG GCTCCCCTCAGGGCTGGAGGACGTGTCCAAGTACCCAGACCTGGTCGCAGAGCTGCTCAGGAGGAAGTGGACAGAGGCGGAGGTTAGGGGCGCCCTGGCTGACAACCTGCTGAGAGTCTTTGAGGAAGTGGAGCAG GTGAGCAATCACACACAGGCTCCCGGGGAGGAGGTGATCCCGCTGACCCAGCTGGAGCCTTCCTGCAGGACCCAGTATGGCTACTCCAAGTCCTCTGGGAAACACCTTCAGCCGGGGGCCTTGCTGGCCTCCCTTgtgcccctcctcctctgccaggGTCTTCTGTGA